A region of Paucidesulfovibrio longus DSM 6739 DNA encodes the following proteins:
- a CDS encoding HEAT repeat domain-containing protein: MSRIASTALLLFLICIALPCAASPADVRKIPAENLVRQLDDKNDEVRAAALDELLRRGSEAVPALVDALRGNSPALRGAATQALSRIGAPAVPELARALEDQSRFARIQSAIALGLMGSNASDAVRPLSRALDDHVEDVRGNAAAALAEIGADAAPAAPELERLLEDPSPWVRRNAAMALGRIGPGARESADALMRAMREDKSPKVRAEAVRSLGKIDPDPASARDALDGVISGDTTQSVRDVASETIKVFKNSGKEDRHPSEGDDYGSEEDSENATRQHSGASESTPVADLVRDLGKDEHTANAAADLIVKRGADAAPALAWALDSEDATLRRRAARTLERLGPDSAPARAALARSLSDTDARVRENVARALGSMGEAGLHALDELGRALNDTDPLVRTAAAQTLASFGAAAAPAASFLAALLQRGPDQAAVAAAKALGNIGPKAAQAVPELRDALTSSDPELRQVAAEALGKIGPISLPAAPKLRALKSDSDPAVRTAAEKALREIDPTGAPLEADAGSPAETNASAETANAAEGTGNDPWPTSLEDLAPDPRYPDFARQEAAQPPAAPAPEAEKPADAPPPPSAAAPAAPEAPGSPLAREYAQGRTLYESGKYEDAAQVLLRAARQNHSPSQVLLGQMRRDGLGSPPDNEKALRWFRSASALGDAAGYFNMGWMYEHGLGVEKDIPTALRWYDRAAKRGHRGALERARTLRR, from the coding sequence ATGAGCCGCATCGCCAGCACCGCCCTTCTGCTTTTCCTGATCTGCATCGCGCTGCCCTGCGCGGCATCCCCGGCGGACGTGCGCAAGATTCCTGCGGAAAATCTCGTGCGCCAGCTCGACGACAAAAACGACGAGGTGCGCGCAGCCGCACTGGACGAGCTGCTGCGCCGCGGCAGCGAGGCCGTGCCCGCGCTGGTGGACGCCCTGCGGGGCAACAGCCCCGCGCTGCGCGGAGCCGCCACCCAGGCCCTCTCGCGCATCGGCGCTCCGGCCGTGCCGGAACTGGCGCGCGCCCTGGAAGACCAGTCCCGCTTCGCCCGCATCCAGTCCGCCATCGCTCTGGGGCTGATGGGCTCGAACGCCTCGGACGCGGTCCGTCCGCTTTCGCGCGCCCTGGACGACCACGTCGAGGACGTGCGCGGCAACGCCGCCGCAGCCCTGGCCGAGATCGGCGCGGACGCCGCGCCCGCAGCGCCGGAGCTGGAGCGGCTGCTGGAAGACCCCAGCCCCTGGGTGCGGCGCAACGCGGCCATGGCTCTGGGCCGCATCGGCCCCGGCGCGCGCGAATCCGCCGACGCGCTGATGCGGGCCATGCGCGAGGACAAGAGCCCCAAGGTCCGGGCCGAGGCGGTGCGCTCCCTCGGAAAGATCGATCCCGACCCGGCCAGCGCGCGCGATGCCCTGGACGGGGTCATTTCCGGCGACACCACGCAATCGGTCCGTGACGTGGCTTCGGAAACCATTAAAGTATTCAAAAACAGCGGCAAAGAAGATCGGCACCCTTCGGAAGGTGACGATTACGGTTCGGAAGAAGACTCGGAAAACGCTACGAGGCAACACTCCGGCGCTTCCGAAAGCACCCCCGTGGCCGACCTCGTCCGTGACCTCGGCAAGGACGAACACACCGCGAACGCCGCCGCCGACCTCATCGTCAAACGCGGAGCGGACGCGGCTCCGGCCCTGGCCTGGGCCCTGGACAGCGAGGACGCGACGCTGCGCAGGCGGGCCGCCCGGACCCTGGAACGTCTTGGTCCGGACAGCGCTCCGGCCCGCGCCGCCCTGGCCCGGTCCCTGAGCGATACGGATGCGCGCGTGCGCGAAAACGTCGCCCGGGCCCTGGGGAGCATGGGCGAGGCCGGGCTGCACGCCCTGGACGAACTCGGACGGGCCTTGAACGACACCGACCCGTTGGTGCGCACGGCCGCTGCCCAGACCCTGGCCTCGTTCGGAGCCGCTGCCGCGCCTGCCGCGTCTTTCCTGGCCGCGCTGCTCCAGCGCGGACCGGACCAGGCGGCCGTGGCCGCGGCCAAGGCACTGGGCAACATCGGTCCCAAGGCCGCGCAGGCCGTGCCCGAACTGCGGGACGCCCTGACCAGCTCCGACCCGGAACTCCGGCAGGTCGCAGCCGAAGCCCTGGGCAAGATCGGCCCCATATCCCTGCCTGCCGCGCCCAAGCTGCGCGCCCTCAAGAGCGACTCGGATCCCGCCGTGCGCACAGCTGCGGAAAAGGCCCTGCGCGAAATCGACCCCACCGGAGCGCCGCTGGAAGCGGACGCAGGCTCGCCCGCCGAGACCAACGCCTCCGCTGAAACGGCAAATGCGGCCGAAGGAACCGGCAACGATCCCTGGCCCACTTCGCTGGAAGATCTTGCGCCGGATCCGCGCTATCCGGATTTCGCCCGCCAGGAAGCCGCGCAGCCTCCCGCCGCTCCCGCGCCCGAAGCGGAAAAGCCTGCCGATGCTCCCCCGCCGCCGTCCGCTGCGGCCCCGGCCGCGCCCGAAGCGCCCGGAAGCCCGCTGGCCAGGGAATACGCGCAGGGAAGAACGCTCTACGAATCCGGAAAATACGAAGACGCCGCCCAGGTGCTGCTCCGGGCCGCGCGGCAGAACCATTCGCCTTCCCAGGTGCTGCTCGGCCAGATGCGCCGCGACGGCCTGGGCTCGCCCCCGGACAACGAGAAGGCCCTGCGCTGGTTCCGGAGCGCCTCGGCCCTGGGCGACGCGGCGGGATATTTCAACATGGGCTGGATGTACGAGCACGGGCTCGGAGTGGAAAAGGACATACCCACGGCCCTGCGCTGGTATGACCGCGCGGCCAAGCGCGGACACCGGGGCGCCCTGGAGCGCGCCCGGACGCTGCGCCGCTGA
- a CDS encoding Bbp19 family protein yields MSGAGQNGGGSPRFGSGPVAQAELERAYARVFDGPEGEAVFADLMRQGRLEAPIFSPDALELAHAEGRRSLALHVRRMAERGRAGGAIAGRAGS; encoded by the coding sequence ATGAGCGGAGCCGGACAAAACGGCGGCGGTTCTCCCCGGTTCGGTTCCGGACCGGTGGCGCAGGCCGAGCTGGAGCGGGCCTATGCGCGGGTTTTTGACGGTCCGGAAGGCGAAGCCGTGTTCGCGGATCTGATGCGGCAGGGGCGGCTGGAAGCACCCATCTTCTCGCCGGACGCGCTGGAACTGGCCCACGCCGAAGGGCGCCGGAGCCTGGCCCTGCACGTCCGGCGCATGGCCGAGCGGGGCCGTGCGGGCGGCGCTATTGCAGGGCGTGCAGGGAGTTGA
- a CDS encoding PP2C family protein-serine/threonine phosphatase, producing MDQCLLDRLLARTGVADLVERLGPVRVFAPDGGVLLDGTSPQDMCGPAHEVRLHGRLLGSVAGGEDERAETVAALLRHLALASESSLEARQEEDQFREVILALSSELNLDRLLAKIMDSVTRLLGAERSTLFLHDEERHELWSPVAQGLDVGEIRIPQAAGIAGRVFSTGDPINIPDAYADERFDPETDRRTGYRTRTILCCPVVNKEGRIIGVTQALNKRGGPFSPRDETRLLAFSAQASIAIENAKLYNHMEELVSERTRELNQTLDLLSAELEAAAEYVRRLLPPPQAAGPLRCDWRYVPSSSLGGDAFGYHWLDDEHFAIYLNDVSGHGVGAALLSVSVMNVLHSRMLQDVDYRDPGQVLAALNDAFPMERHNNMFLTMWYGVWNRRERTLTYAGGGHPPALLFGPDGARRLFTHNMLLGCVPGQAYVTDAADIAPGERLLVFSDGVYEIECTDGRIWTFEEFEGFMAGGNGSGKGGPAGTKSPCLDELMRHTQSLAGREGWEDDFSILEIRFD from the coding sequence ATGGATCAATGCCTGCTGGATCGCCTGCTCGCGCGCACGGGGGTCGCCGACCTCGTGGAGCGGCTCGGACCTGTCCGCGTGTTCGCGCCGGACGGCGGGGTGCTGCTCGACGGCACAAGCCCGCAGGACATGTGCGGCCCGGCGCACGAAGTCCGGCTGCACGGCAGGCTGCTCGGCTCGGTCGCCGGGGGCGAGGACGAACGCGCCGAAACCGTGGCCGCCCTGCTGCGGCACCTGGCCCTGGCCAGCGAATCCTCCCTGGAGGCGCGCCAGGAGGAAGACCAGTTCCGCGAGGTCATCCTGGCCCTTTCCTCGGAGCTGAACCTGGACCGCCTGCTTGCGAAAATCATGGATTCGGTGACGCGCCTGCTCGGCGCGGAACGCTCGACCCTGTTCCTGCACGACGAAGAACGCCACGAACTCTGGTCCCCCGTGGCCCAGGGCCTGGACGTGGGGGAAATCCGCATTCCCCAGGCAGCGGGCATCGCGGGCCGGGTCTTCAGCACGGGCGACCCCATCAACATCCCGGACGCCTACGCGGACGAACGCTTCGACCCGGAAACGGACCGCCGCACGGGCTACCGCACCCGGACCATCCTCTGCTGCCCGGTCGTGAACAAGGAAGGGCGCATCATCGGCGTGACCCAGGCCCTGAACAAACGGGGCGGACCGTTCAGCCCGCGCGACGAAACGCGGCTCCTGGCCTTTTCGGCCCAGGCTTCCATCGCCATTGAAAACGCAAAGCTCTACAACCACATGGAAGAGCTCGTCAGCGAGCGGACCCGCGAGCTGAACCAGACCCTGGACCTGCTCTCCGCGGAGCTGGAAGCCGCCGCCGAATATGTGCGCCGCCTGCTGCCCCCGCCCCAGGCCGCCGGCCCGCTCCGCTGCGACTGGCGCTACGTGCCGTCCAGCTCCCTGGGCGGCGACGCCTTCGGCTATCACTGGCTCGACGACGAACACTTCGCCATCTACCTCAACGACGTCAGCGGCCACGGCGTGGGCGCGGCCCTGCTTTCCGTCTCGGTGATGAACGTGCTGCACTCGCGGATGCTCCAGGACGTGGACTATCGCGATCCCGGCCAGGTGCTGGCCGCGCTCAACGACGCCTTTCCCATGGAGCGGCACAACAACATGTTCCTGACCATGTGGTACGGGGTTTGGAACCGGCGCGAACGCACGCTGACCTATGCGGGCGGGGGCCACCCTCCGGCCCTGCTCTTCGGGCCGGACGGAGCGCGCAGGCTCTTCACCCACAACATGCTGCTCGGCTGCGTTCCGGGGCAGGCCTACGTCACGGACGCAGCGGACATCGCTCCGGGCGAACGGCTCCTGGTCTTTTCGGACGGGGTCTACGAAATCGAATGCACGGACGGGCGCATCTGGACCTTCGAGGAATTCGAGGGATTCATGGCGGGCGGGAACGGCTCCGGAAAAGGCGGGCCTGCCGGGACGAAAAGCCCCTGTCTCGACGAACTCATGCGCCACACCCAGAGCCTTGCCGGGCGCGAGGGCTGGGAGGACGATTTCTCCATTCTGGAAATCCGCTTCGACTGA
- a CDS encoding portal protein, with product MRPRDARIELELAERVRARLEAMRAGRSQWEPVWRDLSDYILPRKNSFGSGAGRGSAGDELIFDSTPTHALEQLASGLGGLLTNPALPWFGIRVRDRRTADRREVREFLQETRERMVRLFNTESTGFQAHVHELYLDIVLLGTAVMYVEADPDTVVRFSTRPLGEVFVAENVRGVVDTVFRQYELTARQAVQEWGEDCSEAVRVLAADRPENKVEILHAVFPRADRDPAGFTCADFPWASVQLETATGRVLEESGYLEMPYMVPRWSKAAGETYGRGPGLTSLSDVRVLSAMSRTALMAAEKMSDPPLMVPDDGFLGPVHTGPGGLSYYRAGSRDRIEALPVAVDLKAAEEMMRTRRESVRRIFLTDQLSPEGPGLTATEAVIRQSEKMRLLGPVLGRMQTEFLSPLIRRVFNILLRAGELPPLPPGLRPRDLDVEYLSPVARAQKQYEAQSLLQVVEYLGPFLREGDPYGVMDNFETDRIARHAAEMFGTPGDYLRPEVEVRARRSAGSGQESDEPREQGARP from the coding sequence ATGAGGCCGCGCGACGCACGCATCGAACTGGAACTTGCGGAGCGGGTCCGCGCCCGGCTGGAAGCCATGCGCGCTGGCCGCTCCCAGTGGGAACCGGTCTGGCGCGATCTCAGCGACTACATACTGCCGCGCAAGAATTCCTTCGGCAGCGGCGCGGGCCGGGGCTCCGCCGGGGACGAGCTGATTTTCGACTCGACCCCGACCCATGCCCTGGAGCAGCTCGCTTCGGGCCTGGGGGGGCTTCTGACCAATCCGGCCCTGCCCTGGTTCGGCATCCGCGTGCGCGACAGGCGCACGGCGGACCGCAGGGAGGTGCGCGAATTCCTGCAGGAGACGCGCGAGCGCATGGTCCGGCTTTTCAACACGGAATCCACCGGCTTTCAGGCCCATGTGCACGAGCTGTATCTGGACATCGTGCTCCTGGGCACGGCCGTCATGTACGTGGAGGCGGACCCGGACACCGTGGTGCGCTTTTCCACCCGGCCCCTGGGCGAGGTCTTCGTCGCGGAGAACGTGCGCGGCGTGGTGGATACGGTTTTCCGGCAATACGAGCTGACCGCGCGGCAGGCGGTGCAGGAATGGGGCGAGGACTGCTCGGAGGCGGTGCGCGTCCTGGCGGCGGACAGGCCCGAAAACAAGGTGGAGATTCTGCACGCGGTCTTTCCCCGCGCCGACCGCGACCCCGCGGGCTTCACCTGCGCGGACTTTCCCTGGGCCAGCGTGCAGCTGGAAACCGCGACGGGCCGGGTTCTGGAGGAAAGCGGCTACCTGGAAATGCCCTACATGGTGCCCCGCTGGTCCAAGGCCGCCGGGGAGACGTACGGCCGCGGGCCGGGGCTGACCTCCCTGTCGGACGTGCGCGTGCTCAGCGCCATGTCGCGCACAGCGCTCATGGCCGCCGAGAAAATGAGCGATCCGCCGCTGATGGTGCCGGACGACGGATTTCTCGGTCCGGTGCACACCGGGCCGGGCGGGCTGTCCTACTACCGCGCCGGAAGCCGCGACCGCATCGAGGCCCTGCCCGTGGCCGTGGATCTGAAGGCCGCCGAGGAAATGATGCGCACGCGCAGGGAGTCGGTGCGTCGGATTTTCCTCACGGACCAGCTCTCCCCGGAAGGGCCGGGCCTGACCGCCACCGAGGCGGTCATCCGCCAGAGCGAAAAGATGCGCCTGCTCGGCCCCGTGCTGGGCCGGATGCAGACCGAATTCCTCAGCCCGTTGATCCGCAGGGTCTTCAACATCCTGCTTCGCGCCGGGGAGCTGCCGCCCCTGCCGCCGGGCCTGCGGCCCCGCGACCTGGACGTGGAATACCTCTCGCCCGTGGCCCGCGCCCAAAAGCAATACGAGGCCCAGTCCCTGCTTCAGGTGGTCGAATATCTCGGCCCGTTCCTGCGGGAGGGCGACCCCTACGGAGTCATGGACAACTTCGAGACGGACCGCATCGCGCGGCATGCCGCGGAAATGTTCGGCACGCCCGGCGACTACCTGCGTCCGGAAGTCGAGGTCCGCGCGCGGCGCAGCGCGGGCAGCGGCCAGGAGAGCGACGAGCCGCGGGAACAAGGGGCAAGGCCATGA
- a CDS encoding carboxypeptidase regulatory-like domain-containing protein, with amino-acid sequence MLLRQVLAPVLLVLLLCSPALGRGAVSGVVVGQSGPLSGVRVEALETGEHTVTGPDGRFTLSISTDGPTTLRFSRSGYKPLTRHMDEAATDVIVSMKIMP; translated from the coding sequence GTGCTGCTACGACAGGTTCTCGCCCCCGTGCTGCTCGTATTGCTGCTCTGCTCCCCGGCCCTGGGACGCGGCGCGGTTTCCGGCGTTGTCGTGGGGCAGAGCGGACCGCTTTCCGGGGTGCGGGTCGAGGCGCTGGAAACGGGCGAACATACCGTCACCGGCCCGGACGGCCGCTTCACTCTTTCCATTTCCACGGACGGGCCAACCACGCTGCGTTTTTCGCGCAGCGGCTACAAGCCCCTGACCCGGCACATGGACGAAGCGGCCACGGACGTGATCGTTTCCATGAAGATCATGCCCTGA
- a CDS encoding nuclear transport factor 2 family protein — protein MTRLLALFAFFAAVALAGLLVVNNLTTGMSQNADAFFQTVRDGRFDTAYNYLSKGFRNTVSPEELRAFLRRGSLDRYMTSVWTSRSYVGDSGELEGTVYADDGSVTPLVLTFVREEGEWRIHFIDARLPGLARREITKDLPDQEVLERMASDTAKLFAEAVEQKDFHQFHASISALWASRISPEELLEAFEPFISKQVDLTGFDQISPVFSEPPTVNADGVLVLKGYFPHERGTLRFRMEFVFEYPEWKLRGIDMRI, from the coding sequence ATGACCCGCCTGCTCGCCCTGTTCGCGTTCTTCGCCGCCGTCGCCCTGGCGGGGCTTCTTGTGGTCAATAATTTGACCACGGGCATGTCCCAGAACGCGGACGCCTTTTTCCAGACCGTACGGGACGGACGTTTCGACACAGCCTATAATTATCTTTCCAAGGGCTTTCGCAACACGGTCAGCCCGGAAGAGCTGCGCGCGTTTTTGCGGCGCGGCTCCCTGGACCGCTACATGACCTCGGTCTGGACCTCGCGCAGCTACGTCGGCGACAGCGGCGAGCTGGAAGGCACCGTCTACGCGGACGACGGTTCCGTGACCCCCCTGGTCCTGACCTTTGTCCGCGAGGAAGGCGAATGGCGCATCCATTTCATCGACGCGCGCCTTCCCGGCCTGGCCCGCCGGGAGATCACCAAGGATCTCCCCGACCAGGAAGTGCTCGAACGCATGGCCTCGGACACGGCCAAGCTCTTTGCCGAGGCCGTGGAGCAAAAGGACTTTCATCAGTTCCATGCTTCCATATCGGCGCTTTGGGCCAGCCGCATCAGTCCTGAAGAGCTGCTCGAGGCCTTCGAGCCCTTCATTTCCAAGCAGGTGGATCTGACCGGGTTCGACCAGATTTCCCCGGTCTTCAGCGAACCTCCCACGGTCAACGCGGACGGCGTTCTCGTGCTCAAGGGATATTTCCCGCATGAACGCGGCACGCTGCGCTTCCGCATGGAATTCGTGTTCGAATACCCGGAATGGAAGCTCCGGGGCATCGACATGCGCATCTAA
- a CDS encoding HD-GYP domain-containing protein, with protein sequence MVKEVPISELRPGMYVVDTGLSWMDRPFVYSTEGRIFGPDDVRRIQGEGYLSAFVREGDERGRSGPNLSRRMAGKELAPLPKEQEAEARVRERLRKVPIRKEIETARQVHSQLVEYTRGVMKDARLGKPVDYESSKPLAGALVDSVMRNEDALLALKYLKSFDEYTYNHSINVAVVATVFAKSLGYSEDRLRELCQAAVLHDLGKALVPDEILNKPGRLTPAEFAVVRDHPVNGFELLHGARGPSQDVLRGALEHHEKFNGGGYPDGLAGDEIGEFGRIIAVADVYDALTSERVYKRGMTPSNALRIIYGMRESDFHPGYVERFIRCLGIYPVGTVVRLTTGETGVVVQGAPPTPLLPTVRVVLDRNRVRTRPHDLDLAALAEQMGLDAPRIDSAIESYEDDPLMPRIDSREYLG encoded by the coding sequence ATGGTCAAGGAAGTTCCGATCTCTGAGCTGCGTCCGGGCATGTATGTGGTGGATACCGGCCTGTCCTGGATGGACCGCCCGTTCGTCTACTCGACCGAGGGGCGCATTTTCGGTCCCGACGACGTGCGGCGCATTCAGGGCGAAGGGTATCTTTCCGCTTTTGTCCGCGAGGGCGACGAGCGCGGTCGGAGCGGCCCGAACCTCTCCCGGCGCATGGCCGGGAAAGAGCTGGCCCCCCTGCCGAAGGAGCAGGAAGCCGAGGCCCGCGTCCGCGAACGCCTGCGCAAGGTGCCGATCCGCAAGGAGATAGAAACGGCGCGCCAGGTCCATTCCCAGCTTGTGGAGTACACGCGCGGCGTCATGAAGGACGCCAGGCTCGGCAAGCCCGTGGATTATGAATCCTCCAAACCCCTGGCCGGGGCGCTGGTGGATTCCGTGATGCGCAACGAGGACGCGCTTCTCGCGCTCAAGTATCTCAAATCCTTCGACGAATATACCTACAACCACAGCATCAACGTGGCCGTGGTGGCCACGGTCTTCGCCAAGTCGCTGGGGTATTCCGAAGATCGCCTGCGCGAGCTTTGCCAGGCCGCGGTTCTGCACGATCTGGGCAAGGCCCTGGTGCCGGACGAGATCCTGAACAAGCCCGGACGGCTGACCCCGGCGGAATTCGCCGTGGTTCGCGACCACCCCGTCAACGGATTCGAGCTGCTGCACGGCGCGCGCGGTCCGAGCCAGGACGTGTTGCGAGGCGCGCTCGAACACCATGAGAAATTCAACGGCGGCGGGTATCCGGACGGCTTGGCCGGGGACGAGATCGGCGAGTTCGGAAGGATCATCGCCGTGGCCGACGTCTACGATGCGCTCACCAGCGAGCGGGTCTACAAGCGGGGCATGACGCCGAGCAACGCCCTGCGGATCATTTACGGCATGCGCGAAAGCGATTTTCATCCCGGTTATGTGGAGCGGTTCATCCGCTGCCTGGGCATCTACCCCGTGGGCACGGTGGTGCGGCTGACCACGGGGGAGACGGGCGTGGTGGTCCAGGGCGCGCCGCCGACCCCGCTGCTGCCCACGGTGCGCGTCGTGCTCGACCGCAACCGCGTGCGCACGCGTCCCCATGATCTGGATCTGGCCGCCCTGGCCGAGCAGATGGGCTTGGACGCGCCGCGCATCGACTCGGCCATCGAGAGCTACGAGGACGATCCCCTGATGCCCAGAATCGATTCGCGCGAGTATCTGGGCTGA
- a CDS encoding SlyX family protein, which yields MESRLVRLEELQALRDREVEELNRVVAQQQMEITELRRQMEILAGRYRALRTALPEGEEGEDPLPPHYLPR from the coding sequence ATGGAAAGCAGATTGGTGCGGTTGGAAGAGCTTCAGGCGCTGCGCGACCGCGAGGTCGAGGAACTGAACCGCGTCGTCGCGCAGCAGCAGATGGAAATCACCGAACTGCGCAGGCAGATGGAAATTCTGGCCGGACGCTATCGCGCCCTGCGCACGGCCCTGCCCGAGGGGGAGGAGGGCGAGGATCCGCTCCCGCCCCACTACCTCCCTCGCTAG
- a CDS encoding TRAP transporter substrate-binding protein, producing the protein MRRRDLLKGVGLAAAAVAVAGTGAPAAFAAKRREWRMATAWSRDMDVFWDGLERFSARVFELTGGGLRITPLPAGELAGPLDVFQAVAEGRAEMGHASAYYWADRIPAAQWFSSVPFGMDKNCLNSWLYDGEGLRFWEQAYEPYGVVPLPMGDTGAQMFGWFRKELRSVSDLVGLNLRFPGLAGKVLERAGARVVMLPGQELRDAFASGALDGVNWIGPHHDLALGLAGAGAWYYGPGWQEPSGRMEGLVSRAALEQLDAPQRAALRAAAAETDLWMQARFDAANALSLGKLRGLAGVRVASLPDEFLNRIWVLSREVIDEAAAADPLSARIHEDYMRVWERSQTWNAFSVLNI; encoded by the coding sequence ATGCGTCGAAGGGATTTGCTCAAGGGTGTGGGACTGGCTGCGGCCGCCGTGGCGGTCGCGGGAACGGGAGCGCCCGCGGCCTTTGCGGCCAAGCGCCGGGAATGGCGTATGGCAACGGCATGGAGCCGGGACATGGACGTGTTCTGGGACGGGCTGGAGCGTTTTTCGGCCCGCGTCTTCGAGCTGACCGGGGGGGGCCTGCGCATCACCCCGCTTCCGGCCGGGGAGCTGGCCGGTCCGCTGGATGTCTTTCAGGCCGTGGCCGAGGGCCGCGCCGAAATGGGCCACGCCTCGGCCTACTATTGGGCGGACAGGATCCCGGCGGCCCAGTGGTTTTCCTCCGTGCCCTTCGGCATGGACAAGAACTGCCTGAACTCCTGGCTCTACGACGGCGAGGGGCTGCGCTTCTGGGAGCAGGCCTACGAGCCTTACGGGGTCGTGCCGCTGCCCATGGGGGACACGGGCGCGCAGATGTTCGGCTGGTTTCGCAAGGAGCTGCGCAGCGTTTCGGACCTCGTGGGCCTGAACCTGCGCTTTCCCGGCCTGGCGGGCAAGGTGTTGGAGCGGGCCGGGGCCAGGGTGGTCATGCTGCCCGGGCAGGAGCTGCGCGACGCCTTTGCTTCGGGCGCGCTGGACGGGGTCAACTGGATCGGCCCGCATCATGATCTCGCGCTGGGGCTGGCCGGGGCCGGGGCGTGGTACTATGGGCCGGGCTGGCAGGAGCCGTCCGGACGCATGGAAGGGCTGGTTTCCCGCGCCGCCCTGGAGCAGCTGGACGCGCCGCAGCGCGCGGCACTGCGGGCCGCCGCCGCCGAGACGGACCTCTGGATGCAGGCGCGGTTCGACGCGGCCAACGCGCTCTCCCTGGGCAAGCTGCGCGGGCTGGCCGGGGTGCGGGTGGCTTCCCTGCCGGATGAGTTCCTGAACCGGATCTGGGTGCTCAGCCGCGAGGTCATCGACGAGGCGGCCGCGGCCGATCCGCTCAGCGCGCGCATACACGAGGACTACATGCGCGTCTGGGAACGCAGCCAGACCTGGAACGCGTTCTCCGTCCTGAACATCTGA
- a CDS encoding TerL has product MNTTAELTRRIRYVASPTLARFHASNAFYRGVMGPVGSGKSTAMCMELVQRAQRQRPGPDGIRRSRFAVVRNTYRELADTTLKTWLDWFPEDLFGRFGHSSMTHVLRFADVRMEVLFRSLERPGDLKKLLSLELTGAWFNEAREMPKTIVDAMGDRVERYPAKRDGGCAWAGVIMDTNPPDTDHWWYRLAEEERPGGWEFFSQPGGVVELSPDGDGPRFAPNPQAENLDNLPPHYYARRMAGKPADHVRVYYCSKYGSVQDGKPVFPEFRTSVHVAREELRAVEGAPLQVGLDFGLTPAAVFGQRLASGAWLWLGELVAEDMAMTRFAEELRRVLAERWPGLEVLVHGDPAGTQRSQVDERTPFDILRASGIAARPAPSNDPLLRREAVALPLTRMVDGRPGLLVDPQCRVLIKGMAGAYRYRRVELAGEERYKDEPEKNRYSHVCDAAQYLMIGAGEGRAVLGCESGPRPARAENAYDPFRRRA; this is encoded by the coding sequence ATGAACACGACAGCAGAACTCACAAGACGGATACGGTACGTGGCCTCGCCGACCCTGGCCCGCTTCCACGCCTCGAACGCCTTCTATCGCGGCGTCATGGGGCCTGTCGGCTCCGGCAAGTCCACGGCCATGTGCATGGAGCTGGTGCAGCGCGCCCAGCGGCAGCGGCCCGGCCCGGACGGCATTCGCCGGAGCCGCTTCGCCGTGGTCAGAAACACGTATCGGGAACTCGCGGACACCACGCTGAAGACCTGGCTGGACTGGTTTCCGGAAGATCTCTTCGGGCGCTTCGGACATTCGTCCATGACCCACGTGCTGCGTTTTGCGGACGTGCGCATGGAGGTGCTCTTCCGGTCGCTGGAGCGGCCCGGCGACCTCAAGAAGCTGCTTTCCCTGGAGCTGACCGGGGCCTGGTTCAACGAGGCCCGCGAAATGCCCAAGACCATCGTGGACGCCATGGGCGACCGCGTGGAGCGGTATCCCGCGAAGCGGGACGGCGGCTGCGCCTGGGCCGGGGTGATCATGGACACCAACCCGCCGGACACGGACCATTGGTGGTATCGGCTCGCCGAGGAGGAGCGGCCCGGCGGATGGGAGTTCTTCAGCCAGCCCGGCGGCGTGGTGGAGCTTTCCCCGGACGGGGACGGGCCGCGCTTCGCCCCGAACCCGCAGGCCGAGAACCTCGACAACCTGCCGCCGCACTACTATGCCCGGCGCATGGCCGGGAAGCCCGCCGACCACGTCCGCGTCTACTATTGTTCCAAGTACGGCAGCGTGCAGGACGGCAAGCCCGTGTTCCCGGAGTTTCGCACCTCGGTGCACGTGGCCCGCGAGGAGCTGCGCGCCGTGGAAGGCGCTCCGTTGCAGGTGGGGCTCGACTTCGGCCTGACCCCGGCGGCGGTGTTCGGCCAGCGCCTTGCTTCCGGAGCCTGGCTCTGGCTGGGCGAACTGGTGGCCGAGGACATGGCCATGACCCGCTTCGCCGAGGAATTGCGCCGGGTTCTCGCCGAGCGCTGGCCCGGCCTGGAGGTGCTCGTGCACGGCGACCCCGCCGGAACCCAGCGCTCCCAGGTGGACGAGCGCACCCCCTTCGACATTCTGCGGGCCTCCGGCATTGCGGCGCGTCCGGCTCCGAGCAACGATCCGCTGCTGCGGCGCGAGGCCGTGGCCCTGCCCCTGACGCGCATGGTGGACGGCAGGCCGGGCCTGCTCGTGGATCCGCAGTGCCGGGTGCTCATCAAGGGCATGGCCGGGGCCTACCGCTATCGGCGCGTGGAGCTGGCCGGGGAGGAACGCTACAAGGACGAGCCGGAAAAGAACCGCTATTCCCACGTCTGCGACGCGGCGCAATACCTGATGATCGGGGCGGGCGAGGGCCGGGCCGTGCTCGGCTGCGAATCCGGGCCGCGACCCGCCAGGGCAGAGAACGCCTACGATCCGTTTCGGAGGCGCGCATGA